In candidate division KSB1 bacterium, one DNA window encodes the following:
- a CDS encoding SDR family oxidoreductase, whose product MQFADKCVLVTGGARGIGRAVCMAFAEAGARVAVNYRANRAAAEELFSLLPGGPHLLAQADVSRPQEARRLVQEVVASFGGVDVLVNNAGGAGPVHRITDLAYEEWLQAWERTLRMNLLSAVQVTYWAVQQMLRQGGGRIVNVSSRGAFRGEPLKPAYGAAKAALNAMSQSLAVALAPHHIYVAVVAPGFVATASGARPDLQEEEIRKQIPFGRLALPEEVARTVLFLAAPGNEYLTGAILDVNGASYLRT is encoded by the coding sequence ATGCAGTTTGCCGACAAGTGTGTGCTGGTCACTGGCGGGGCCCGGGGAATCGGCCGGGCGGTGTGCATGGCCTTTGCCGAGGCCGGAGCACGGGTTGCGGTCAACTATCGCGCCAATCGGGCGGCAGCTGAGGAGCTCTTCTCTCTGCTTCCCGGAGGGCCTCACCTTCTGGCGCAGGCAGACGTGTCACGACCGCAGGAGGCGCGTCGGCTTGTTCAGGAGGTCGTTGCGTCTTTTGGGGGCGTGGACGTGCTGGTGAACAACGCAGGCGGCGCCGGACCAGTTCACCGCATTACCGACCTTGCCTACGAGGAGTGGCTGCAGGCGTGGGAGCGGACCTTGCGCATGAACCTCCTCAGCGCCGTACAGGTCACCTATTGGGCAGTGCAGCAGATGCTCAGGCAAGGCGGTGGCCGCATCGTCAACGTCTCCTCGCGGGGTGCGTTTCGCGGGGAACCGCTCAAGCCGGCGTACGGTGCTGCCAAGGCGGCGCTCAACGCCATGAGTCAATCGCTGGCGGTGGCCTTGGCCCCGCACCACATCTACGTGGCAGTGGTGGCTCCGGGCTTTGTGGCCACTGCCTCCGGAGCTCGGCCCGATCTGCAGGAGGAGGAAATCCGCAAGCAGATCCCCTTTGGCCGGTTGGCCTTGCCAGAAGAAGTGGCACGAACAGTGCTTTTCCTGGCGGCCCCTGGCAACGAGTACCTTACCGGCGCGATTCTGGACGTCAACGGCGCCTCTTACTTGCGCACCTGA
- a CDS encoding PrsW family glutamic-type intramembrane protease — MYVVISVAMAVIPSLYLIAYFHRQDRRRPEPRGLLLVAFAWGFAATIPAGMTETFFSSLAEALFGSQFPRRIVEAYMVVALCEEGLKLLVVMRCCYRRRAFDEIMDGIVYAVVATLGFAGLENIIFVVDWGMKVALARAFTAVPMHAIASAVMGYHVGLSHFAQRWSPAVRARQGVSVGRGLPRVI; from the coding sequence ATGTACGTAGTCATCTCAGTGGCCATGGCAGTGATTCCCTCGCTGTACCTGATCGCCTACTTCCACCGGCAGGACAGAAGGCGACCGGAGCCGCGCGGGCTGCTGCTGGTGGCCTTCGCCTGGGGCTTTGCCGCCACCATTCCCGCAGGGATGACCGAGACGTTCTTTTCATCGCTGGCGGAGGCGCTTTTTGGCAGCCAATTTCCGCGCAGAATCGTGGAGGCCTACATGGTGGTGGCGCTCTGCGAGGAGGGTCTCAAGCTGCTGGTCGTCATGCGCTGCTGCTATCGAAGGCGCGCCTTTGACGAGATCATGGACGGTATCGTCTACGCGGTGGTGGCCACCCTGGGGTTTGCCGGCCTGGAGAACATCATTTTCGTTGTGGACTGGGGGATGAAAGTGGCGCTGGCACGCGCCTTTACGGCCGTGCCTATGCACGCCATCGCCTCTGCGGTGATGGGGTATCATGTAGGCCTTTCCCACTTCGCCCAACGATGGTCCCCGGCGGTTAGAGCTCGCCAAGGGGTTAGCGTGGGCCGTGGCTTACCACGGGTCATATGA